From the Selenomonadales bacterium genome, one window contains:
- a CDS encoding radical SAM protein — translation MGTKGFIESAKGYGLKRVLSHLGSEPNKNIPRVLNWVDRFDKEGVLKGKVSVVREVLSDEGSNWSLLTKSLWTDIDTDVRKRLFENFIVNAVIIGGNRQEKAREEHGCNVPWAILMDPTSACNMRCSGCWAAEYGPDMSLSYHTLDSVIQQGKALGIYMYIYSGGEPLLRKDDIVRLCERHSDCVFLAFTNGTLIDETFADEMLRVKNFVPAISVEGFEYETDSRRGEGTYLAVENAMEVLKIKKLPFGISCCYTSNNTDKVGSEAFFDKMISNGAKFAWFFTYMPVGMDASPELMANAEQREFMYQQVRRFRKSKAIFTMDFWNDGEYADGCIGGGRRYLHINANGDIEPCAFIHYSDSNIHDTALVTALRNPLFMQYKENQPFNGNMLRPCPLLDNPDRLRDMVTASGARSTETLHPEDVGHLCEKCRPASVAWAVAAERLWVESSSQRPKRTD, via the coding sequence ATGGGCACGAAGGGTTTTATCGAGAGCGCAAAAGGTTATGGACTTAAGAGAGTACTATCGCACTTAGGGTCGGAGCCTAACAAGAACATTCCTAGGGTTTTGAACTGGGTTGACAGGTTCGACAAGGAGGGGGTACTGAAAGGCAAAGTGTCAGTTGTGAGGGAGGTACTCTCTGATGAGGGTAGCAACTGGTCTCTGTTGACCAAAAGCCTGTGGACAGATATCGATACTGATGTGAGGAAGAGGCTCTTTGAAAACTTCATTGTGAACGCAGTCATCATCGGTGGCAATAGGCAGGAAAAGGCCCGCGAAGAGCATGGATGCAACGTCCCTTGGGCGATACTAATGGACCCGACCTCGGCGTGCAACATGAGATGCAGTGGATGTTGGGCCGCAGAATATGGGCCTGATATGAGCTTGAGTTATCATACACTGGACAGTGTGATTCAGCAAGGAAAGGCTCTGGGCATTTACATGTACATATATTCTGGGGGTGAGCCCCTGCTCCGCAAAGACGACATCGTGAGGTTGTGTGAAAGACATAGTGACTGCGTGTTCCTTGCGTTCACTAACGGAACGCTGATCGATGAGACATTTGCAGATGAAATGCTGAGGGTTAAGAATTTTGTTCCTGCGATTAGCGTCGAGGGCTTTGAGTATGAGACGGATTCTCGCCGCGGGGAAGGCACCTATTTGGCAGTCGAAAATGCTATGGAAGTTCTAAAGATCAAGAAGCTGCCCTTTGGGATATCATGCTGCTACACAAGTAATAACACAGATAAGGTTGGGAGTGAGGCGTTCTTTGACAAGATGATCTCTAATGGCGCGAAGTTCGCTTGGTTCTTCACATATATGCCAGTGGGCATGGATGCATCACCAGAACTAATGGCAAATGCCGAGCAGCGAGAGTTCATGTACCAACAAGTCCGCAGGTTCCGAAAGAGCAAAGCGATCTTCACGATGGACTTCTGGAACGACGGCGAATATGCTGATGGATGCATCGGGGGCGGACGGAGATATCTACATATAAATGCAAATGGCGACATTGAACCATGCGCATTCATACACTACTCTGATTCCAACATTCACGACACAGCCCTGGTTACAGCACTGAGAAATCCCTTGTTCATGCAGTACAAAGAGAATCAGCCCTTCAATGGGAACATGCTGAGACCATGTCCACTGCTGGATAATCCAGACAGGCTCCGAGACATGGTGACTGCCTCAGGAGCAAGGTCAACTGAAACCTTACATCCTGAAGATGTCGGTCATCTCTGCGAGAAGTGCAGGCCTGCGTCTGTCGCTTGGGCAGTGGCGGCGGAGAGACTATGGGTTGAATCGTCAAGTCAGAGACCCAAACGCACAGATTAG
- a CDS encoding RNA polymerase subunit sigma-70: MTNQQKETITQLRSMGHSYAKIATALGIAENTVKSFCRRNNLGGVGRELASQTPGTLCRQCKALLIHTAGAKQKRFCSDKCRMIWWNAHPEAVSRKAFYPFTCDYCGVASVSYGNKKRKYCSRACYGKSKAVRHE, translated from the coding sequence ATGACAAACCAGCAGAAAGAGACAATCACACAGCTGCGCAGCATGGGCCATAGCTATGCAAAGATAGCCACGGCACTTGGCATAGCTGAGAACACGGTGAAATCGTTCTGTCGCCGCAACAACCTCGGAGGTGTTGGCAGGGAACTTGCCAGTCAAACTCCAGGCACCCTCTGTCGCCAGTGCAAAGCGCTGCTCATCCACACCGCCGGAGCGAAGCAAAAGCGCTTCTGCTCCGACAAATGCCGTATGATTTGGTGGAATGCCCACCCGGAAGCGGTCTCGCGGAAAGCGTTCTATCCCTTCACGTGTGATTATTGCGGTGTCGCGTCTGTAAGCTACGGAAACAAGAAACGCAAGTACTGCTCCCGGGCCTGCTACGGCAAATCCAAGGCGGTGCGCCATGAGTAG
- a CDS encoding TetR/AcrR family transcriptional regulator, which translates to MSHAPRKSNQLEQILQSAYGCIASRGYANVSMRDIADEAGVALSQITYHYKSKEGLLSAVIKRMMTEYLVEIEAQLERGATPQDRLSGVILYFDRLLADTPGLIKLFFDFTSLSLWSAPIENQLRNLTEDLASLVERHVLRDVSEGSRLGFYDPKSVARMLLGSILGAAMLAMTDPDGPSLPEVLRPMELIIA; encoded by the coding sequence ATGAGTCATGCTCCGCGAAAGTCTAACCAGCTCGAACAAATACTCCAGTCTGCATACGGGTGCATCGCCTCACGGGGTTACGCGAATGTATCCATGCGGGATATTGCCGATGAAGCTGGGGTTGCTCTTAGTCAGATCACCTATCACTACAAGAGCAAAGAAGGATTGCTCTCCGCAGTGATTAAACGTATGATGACGGAGTATCTCGTGGAGATAGAGGCACAATTGGAGAGGGGGGCAACTCCTCAAGACAGACTGTCTGGGGTCATCTTATATTTCGATCGCCTGCTCGCAGACACCCCAGGGCTGATCAAGCTCTTCTTTGACTTTACGAGTCTGTCGCTGTGGTCGGCACCGATCGAGAATCAGCTTCGCAATCTAACAGAGGATTTGGCATCCTTGGTGGAGAGACACGTTCTCCGCGACGTCTCTGAAGGCAGCAGGCTGGGGTTCTACGATCCGAAATCGGTAGCGAGAATGCTGTTGGGATCAATACTTGGCGCGGCTATGTTGGCGATGACCGACCCGGATGGCCCGTCGCTACCAGAGGTTCTGCGTCCTATGGAACTAATCATAGCCTAG
- a CDS encoding phage holin family protein — translation MKSTIELAKATFAAIGGFLGWYLGGLDGFLYALIAFVVVDYLTGVMCAVTDKTLSSKIGAKGIVKKVLIFTLVGLGHIIDRQVLGQAQAIRTAVIFFYLSNEGISILENAAAIGLPVPDKLKDVLARLHESKGGTS, via the coding sequence TTGAAATCTACCATAGAATTGGCGAAAGCTACGTTTGCCGCCATAGGCGGTTTTCTGGGCTGGTATTTGGGCGGGTTGGACGGCTTTCTCTACGCCCTCATCGCCTTTGTTGTCGTCGACTATCTGACCGGTGTGATGTGTGCGGTTACGGACAAAACTCTGTCCAGTAAAATTGGTGCGAAAGGCATCGTCAAAAAGGTACTCATCTTCACGCTGGTGGGCCTTGGGCATATCATCGATAGACAGGTGCTCGGGCAGGCCCAGGCGATAAGGACTGCGGTGATCTTCTTTTACCTGAGCAACGAAGGTATTTCTATTCTGGAGAACGCAGCCGCTATCGGTCTTCCTGTGCCCGACAAGCTAAAAGATGTCCTGGCGCGGTTGCACGAGTCTAAAGGGGGCACCAGTTGA
- a CDS encoding DegV family protein, whose translation MKPIIITDSTCDLASEYLRRNRVPTIPFHFTLKGQEYTDDCGRALPYQKFYDELRKGAMATTAQVTPFVYEDYFRRYIAEGHSIIYVGFSSALSGSYGGAVLARNEILRDHPGADISVLDTKSATVGQGLLVRYACEMLEQGRSKEDIVAWIEANKQRINTWFTVDSLEHLRRGGRLSATSASLGAVLSIKPILTIDKGGRLALATKVRGRQKAICGLMTELKDRIVNPEEQTILISHGDCLEDAERLKSLVMGELRVKEVLISYLGPVIGAHTGPGLLCLAFMGRERGL comes from the coding sequence ATGAAACCCATAATAATTACGGACTCGACTTGTGACCTTGCATCAGAATACCTGAGGCGGAACAGGGTGCCCACAATCCCATTCCATTTTACGCTCAAGGGACAAGAATACACAGACGATTGTGGCCGAGCACTTCCTTATCAGAAGTTCTATGATGAGTTGCGCAAGGGGGCGATGGCCACGACCGCCCAAGTCACCCCCTTCGTGTATGAGGATTACTTCCGGAGATACATAGCAGAAGGGCACTCCATAATATACGTCGGCTTTTCTTCAGCATTGAGCGGGTCATACGGCGGCGCGGTCTTGGCACGAAACGAGATACTACGGGATCACCCTGGGGCTGACATTTCAGTTCTAGATACGAAGAGCGCAACGGTTGGGCAAGGTCTTCTGGTTCGCTATGCTTGTGAAATGTTAGAGCAAGGCAGATCAAAGGAAGATATAGTTGCTTGGATAGAAGCCAACAAGCAAAGAATCAACACATGGTTCACGGTTGACAGCTTAGAGCACCTAAGAAGAGGAGGCAGGCTGTCGGCAACAAGCGCGTCTCTGGGTGCGGTTTTGAGCATTAAACCCATTCTGACTATTGACAAAGGGGGCAGACTCGCTTTAGCAACGAAAGTTCGTGGCCGACAGAAAGCAATCTGTGGTTTGATGACGGAACTCAAGGACAGAATAGTCAACCCGGAAGAACAGACTATTCTTATCTCCCACGGAGACTGCCTTGAAGATGCTGAGCGTCTGAAGAGCCTGGTCATGGGTGAGTTGAGAGTGAAGGAAGTATTGATAAGCTACCTAGGACCCGTGATTGGCGCACACACAGGACCGGGATTGCTCTGCCTTGCATTCATGGGAAGAGAAAGAGGGCTATAG
- a CDS encoding recombinase family protein, whose amino-acid sequence MASSVRVIPATIGQRSLHDGSPSAKRRIAAYARVSTGSEEQLTSYEAQVDYYTKYIKEREDWQFVRVYTDEGISATNTNKREGFKQMVADALAGQIDLIITKSVSRFARNTVDSLVTVRKLKEKGVEVYFEKENIYTLDSKGELLITIMSSLAQEESRSISENVTWGQRKRMADGKISVPYGQFLGYEKGEDGLPRIVESEAEVVRMIFRLFIEGKTPSAIAKELASQGIPSPAGKETWQVATVKSILSNEKYKGEALLQKGFTVDFLTKKRKVNEGEVPQYYVKNSHQAIIEPEEFDAVQLEIERRKKLGRPTSCHSPFSARIVCGDCGGFFGSKVWGSNTKYRRTIWRCNEKYKGEKRCKTPHVTEDEVKQRFLNAFNTLMSDREELLASCRLAQHYLCDCSEIDAELAELSQEIEVVTELAKKAIYENARVVVSQEEFNERNNSYLERHRKATERVAELEALRRERQSKFMMLEGFIKGLETRPLVLEEFDEKLWAVAVEVVTASIEGKLVYSFKGGTKVES is encoded by the coding sequence ATGGCATCAAGCGTAAGGGTTATACCGGCCACCATTGGCCAGCGCTCTCTACATGATGGCTCACCGTCAGCCAAGCGCAGGATTGCTGCTTATGCCAGGGTTTCTACAGGCAGTGAAGAGCAGTTGACCAGTTACGAAGCACAGGTGGATTACTACACTAAGTACATCAAGGAACGTGAGGATTGGCAGTTTGTCAGGGTCTACACTGACGAGGGAATCAGCGCGACCAACACTAACAAACGCGAGGGCTTTAAGCAGATGGTCGCCGATGCCTTGGCTGGACAGATTGACTTAATCATCACCAAGTCCGTCAGCCGCTTTGCTCGGAACACCGTAGACAGCCTGGTCACTGTACGAAAGCTTAAGGAAAAGGGCGTGGAGGTCTATTTTGAAAAGGAGAACATCTATACTCTGGACAGCAAAGGTGAGCTTCTGATAACGATCATGTCTAGCCTCGCTCAGGAAGAGAGCCGCTCCATATCCGAGAACGTCACTTGGGGGCAGCGTAAGCGCATGGCGGACGGGAAGATCAGTGTTCCATACGGCCAGTTCCTCGGTTACGAGAAGGGAGAGGACGGTCTACCGAGGATTGTAGAGTCTGAAGCTGAAGTTGTGCGAATGATTTTCCGGCTATTTATTGAGGGAAAAACGCCCTCAGCGATTGCCAAGGAGCTTGCCAGCCAGGGTATCCCCTCACCGGCAGGGAAAGAGACATGGCAAGTGGCCACGGTAAAGAGCATCCTGTCCAATGAGAAATATAAGGGTGAGGCCCTCTTACAGAAGGGCTTCACTGTAGATTTTCTGACGAAAAAGAGGAAGGTCAACGAGGGCGAGGTGCCGCAGTACTATGTAAAGAACAGCCACCAAGCCATTATTGAGCCAGAAGAGTTCGACGCGGTTCAGCTAGAAATAGAGCGTCGTAAGAAGCTTGGCAGGCCCACTAGCTGCCACAGCCCTTTCTCTGCGAGGATCGTCTGCGGCGATTGTGGCGGCTTTTTCGGCTCAAAGGTCTGGGGCTCCAATACAAAGTACCGCCGCACAATCTGGCGCTGCAATGAGAAGTACAAGGGCGAAAAAAGGTGTAAAACTCCACACGTCACCGAAGACGAGGTAAAGCAGCGATTCCTGAATGCGTTTAACACTCTGATGAGCGACCGAGAGGAGCTGCTCGCTAGCTGCCGACTTGCCCAACACTACCTTTGCGACTGCTCAGAAATTGATGCTGAGCTTGCGGAACTGAGTCAGGAAATTGAGGTGGTAACCGAACTGGCCAAGAAGGCAATCTATGAGAATGCTCGTGTAGTAGTTAGCCAAGAGGAGTTTAATGAACGAAACAACAGCTATCTGGAAAGGCACCGCAAGGCCACGGAGCGAGTGGCCGAACTTGAGGCGCTGAGACGTGAGCGACAGAGTAAGTTCATGATGCTTGAAGGTTTTATTAAGGGGCTAGAAACACGCCCGCTGGTTCTGGAGGAATTCGACGAGAAGCTATGGGCCGTGGCGGTCGAGGTGGTGACTGCATCAATCGAAGGGAAACTGGTCTATAGCTTTAAGGGCGGAACGAAAGTCGAGAGCTAA
- a CDS encoding N-acetylmuramoyl-L-alanine amidase, translating to MNLRQLLFINNACFKAGRNIAPQGIMVHSTGANNPWLRRYVGPDDGLLGRNRYNNHWNQDRPDGRQVCVHAFIGKLADGSIATYQTLPWNHRGWHCGRGVNGTGNDTHISFEICEDGLDDAVYFRKVYSEAVELCVYLCRQYGLSEQDIISHSEGHRLGIASNHADVMHWFPRHGENMDSFRAAVKTALAAGATDAPIPAPIDALYRVRKSWDDVSSQIGAFRVLDNAKRLVDTNPGYAVYDNTGSMVYGGTGVTEYEIYSVVKGDSLWRIAAIKLGNGARYPEIKELNALTSDIIVPGQKLRIPK from the coding sequence TTGAACCTGCGCCAGCTCTTATTCATAAACAACGCTTGCTTCAAGGCGGGCAGAAACATCGCTCCGCAGGGTATTATGGTTCACTCCACGGGGGCCAACAACCCGTGGCTCAGGCGCTACGTGGGGCCGGACGACGGTCTGCTGGGGAGGAACCGGTACAACAACCATTGGAATCAGGACAGGCCGGATGGCAGGCAGGTCTGCGTCCACGCCTTTATCGGCAAACTGGCGGATGGCTCCATAGCTACATATCAGACGTTGCCTTGGAACCATCGCGGCTGGCACTGCGGGCGAGGTGTGAACGGAACCGGCAACGACACGCATATCTCCTTTGAGATTTGCGAGGACGGCCTAGACGACGCCGTTTACTTCCGCAAGGTCTATAGCGAGGCGGTGGAGCTATGCGTGTATCTCTGCAGGCAGTATGGTCTCTCAGAGCAGGACATCATAAGCCATTCAGAAGGCCACCGTCTGGGCATCGCCAGTAATCATGCCGACGTAATGCACTGGTTCCCGCGCCACGGTGAAAACATGGACTCTTTCCGCGCTGCCGTAAAGACCGCGTTGGCAGCAGGCGCAACTGACGCTCCCATTCCCGCTCCGATCGACGCGCTTTACCGGGTTCGCAAAAGTTGGGATGATGTTAGCTCCCAAATAGGAGCGTTCAGGGTGCTAGACAATGCCAAGCGCTTAGTTGACACTAATCCCGGCTACGCCGTTTACGACAACACAGGGAGTATGGTCTATGGTGGCACCGGCGTCACCGAATACGAGATCTACTCAGTGGTAAAGGGCGACTCGCTGTGGAGAATAGCGGCGATCAAGTTAGGTAACGGGGCGCGGTACCCCGAAATAAAGGAGCTAAATGCTTTGACCTCGGATATCATCGTACCCGGGCAGAAGCTGAGGATTCCAAAGTAG
- a CDS encoding recombinase family protein — translation MERIIIRKPHSSPLFPQKQRVAAYARVSSGKEAMLQSLAAQVSYYSELIQRRPDWEYAGVYADEAVTGTKDSRVEFQRMLADCRKGQVDMIITKSISRFARNTVTLLETVRELRLLGVDVYFEEQNIHSLSGDGELMLTILASYAQEESLSASENCKWRIRKRFENGELANLRFLFGYHIVRGKVEINPEEAAAVRLIFEDYLRGMGGSAIARKLRTMNVPKVRSGKWKSQRVMEILRNEKYTGSALLQKKYVADHLTKKLVWNKGALPMYQADDTHPAIIDSETFEAAQVVREQRRRVSGANDSTGKSYPFSSIILCGNCGKKYKRRVNKGNPVWQCSTFLLMGKAACHTKQIPEAVLRAAAAEALGLESFDGDAFGEEVAEIRVPIFNQLVFAFRDGRISEKVWQDRSRRESWTNEMRHEARARAKGRE, via the coding sequence ATGGAGAGGATAATAATACGAAAGCCGCATAGTTCCCCCTTGTTTCCCCAGAAGCAGAGAGTCGCCGCATATGCGCGGGTATCTAGCGGAAAGGAAGCCATGCTTCAGTCCCTCGCCGCTCAGGTCAGCTATTACAGCGAACTGATTCAGCGGCGACCTGACTGGGAGTACGCCGGAGTCTATGCGGACGAAGCGGTGACGGGGACGAAGGACAGCCGGGTCGAGTTCCAGCGCATGCTTGCAGACTGTAGAAAAGGTCAAGTTGACATGATTATTACGAAGTCTATTTCACGCTTTGCCAGGAATACCGTTACACTTCTTGAGACTGTGCGGGAGTTGAGACTGCTGGGAGTGGATGTGTATTTCGAGGAGCAGAACATCCACTCGCTCAGCGGAGACGGCGAACTAATGCTCACCATCCTGGCATCATACGCACAGGAAGAGAGCCTTTCGGCCAGTGAAAACTGCAAATGGCGCATCCGAAAACGGTTCGAAAATGGAGAACTAGCCAACCTGCGGTTTCTGTTTGGCTACCACATCGTCAGGGGGAAGGTGGAGATTAACCCAGAGGAAGCGGCCGCCGTGCGCCTGATTTTTGAGGACTATCTGAGAGGCATGGGAGGCAGCGCCATAGCACGAAAACTAAGAACCATGAATGTTCCCAAAGTACGCAGTGGTAAATGGAAAAGCCAGCGGGTGATGGAAATCCTCAGAAACGAAAAGTATACCGGAAGCGCACTGCTGCAGAAAAAGTATGTAGCAGATCATCTGACGAAAAAGCTGGTTTGGAACAAAGGCGCCCTGCCGATGTATCAGGCGGACGACACACATCCGGCCATCATTGATTCAGAGACCTTCGAGGCGGCGCAGGTGGTCAGGGAGCAGCGGCGTAGAGTTTCCGGTGCGAATGATTCCACTGGCAAGAGCTATCCCTTCAGTAGCATCATCCTGTGCGGAAACTGCGGGAAGAAGTACAAACGGAGAGTCAATAAGGGAAACCCAGTCTGGCAGTGCTCTACATTCTTGCTAATGGGCAAGGCAGCCTGTCACACCAAACAGATACCGGAAGCCGTACTACGGGCAGCTGCTGCAGAGGCTCTAGGCCTTGAAAGCTTTGACGGAGATGCTTTTGGAGAGGAAGTCGCAGAAATCCGCGTGCCTATATTCAACCAGCTGGTCTTTGCTTTCCGTGACGGTAGAATCAGTGAAAAGGTCTGGCAGGATAGGTCGCGGCGCGAGAGCTGGACAAATGAGATGCGCCATGAGGCTCGCGCTAGAGCTAAAGGGAGGGAGTAA